The sequence CGAACTTCTTTGTGTTTACCACACTTGCTACCATTACAGATAAATAATGCCTTTGCAGGGAATTCTATTTTACTCATAAAATGTGAATTTTGAATATTATATCTAGAAATAGACATATGAAATTAACTAAATTTTTGACATGAAAAAGCCTCAATTTATAATTTAAAATGAGGCTTTTTTAATTTTTATTATTCTTTTATAATTTTTCCTTCTTGTTTATAATTAGATCCATTAGTTATAATGTATGAATATATACCAGGGATATTTTTTTCTATGTTTAGAGGTTTGTCAATTGTCTGATTCTTTATAATTTGAACTCCGTTGTTATCGTAAATATTAATTATAAAATTACTTAGCTCTTCACCTTCGAAGTTAATTAATGATTTTGTTGGATTTGGAAAAATTTTTATTTTATCCTCATTGAAGGTATTTTTTTTATTAAGTTGTTTAGGACTTCCTTGGTCAAAAAAGTTTTCAAATATTTCTACTGGAGGACAATCATTTTTGTATGATATTTTGGCGTAAATTCCAACGCTACTTCCTCCAGTGCAATTAGGACCAGTAAAAGACAAGTGGAAAGGGTTATTAAATGGACCATTTAATGTTCCAAAATATTGCCCTGAAAGTGGGGCGGTGTTAAACGTTGCCCCGTTTAGCTCAATGTATATATTTGAAACGTTACTCCAGTCGATTTCGCAGGTAGATGATGTTTCGAACCTAACAGTACCTCCTCCATTTCCTGCCGGTCTACATTCATAAAAACCAGTCAAGATTGGAGCGCAACATGTTGTGTTAGGATTACATGTTCCTTTTAATACACAAGTATGACATCCATTCTCGTCAAAATAAGTTAATTGCAAGTCAAAACTTCCACTACCTAAAGCTAGAATTGAAACTGAACTATTCTGGTCAGATCCAACTATTTCTATGTTAGAAGTTATTGTATCCCAGTCATAGCAATTAGAGCATTGCGCATTTGCAGGAATAGAGTAGGTTTGGGTTTGACCAACAATTATTTCTGAGGGTCCATTAATTAAACATTGTGAATTAGCGTAATTAATGGTTAGACTAATTAAAACTAGATAAAAAAGATTTTTCATTTTAAAATATTGTTTATTTGTTAATCACAAATTTATCGTTTTTTTAATTAAATTTGAAAAAAATCTGTTTTTTATAAAATTTATTCTTTCTTTTTCTTTCCACCAAGAAGGCCACCAAGAACATTTTTAACCTCGTTTTTCACACTTTCTTTAGGTGTTGTAGTTGTCTTTGTAGAATCAGTAGTTGTTGCATTTGCGTTATTACTACTTCCTCCAAGTAAATTAGTTAAAGCACTAGTTCCTTGTCCTAGTAACTTGTCTTTTTGCATTTGAACAATTTGCGATGCAATATTTGTAGTTGCTTGCTTTAAATCTGTTTTAACAGTTGGTTTACTAAAGTTTCCACCTAAGTTTGCAGTAATAGGAACGTTTTGTAACTTTTGTTGATCAGCTGGTGATAATTTAGCTAATAATGAAGTTACTTCTGTACCTAAATATTTTGCAGGAACATCAAACTTAACATCATAATTCATCGATTGATCAAAACCATGTGTTCCTCCAACTACCATATTGATGTCTTGGTATTTTACATTCATTGGTTTTAAAGCAACTTTTCCATCTTTAAAAGAAAGAGACGCTTTAATATCGTTTAGGTTTAATTTGCTAGGGTCTAAAAATTTGACATTAGAACTCAAGGCTGTTAAAAGTGTTGAGCCATTCTCATTTACTGTTGCAGATAATAACTGACCTAATAAATCACCAGAAAGTGTTTTTAAATCAGGAGTCATATCATTTGTAAGGTTACCCGATAATTTGATAGTAGAATTTAATTTTCCACTAATTGCACCAGCTATAGGAGCAATGCTTTTTAACATGTCTAATTGTGTAAATGATTCAGCGATGTTTACCGCATTTAAACCTAAATCCATATTAAACTTTGGAGTATTTCCTTTTGTAGAAACAGTTCCTGTTAAGCCAATGTTTCCACCGAAAATATCCATTTTTAAGTTACTTAATGTAACTGCTTCATCTTTAATTCCTAAATTCCCAGAAACATTTTTTAAATTTAAATTATCATAAACAACAGTTCCAGCCTTAGCCGTTAAATTACAATCTAAGAAAGAAGGAATTTTTACTGCTTCTGTAGATTTTGTACCTTCCTCTGTAGTTGTTGTACTTGGAGCCATAAAATCTGAAACTACTAATTTTGTAGAGTTCATGTTGAAGTTTCCTTTTAAAACTTGATTCTTAAACAAGAAACCATAGAAATTATCTAAAGCACCAGACACTTGAATGTCAGATTCACCAGTTTTAGCATCAAACTCATTTAATTTAATTTGATTTGGATTAAATGTAATCGATGTGTTTTTAATTTCGAATGGTTTTGCCATTTCTGGTCCTTCATATTTAAATCCACTTAGCGAAACATTTCCAGCATTTTGTATGTTTTGATATTGACTAGTTTCTACCGATTTCATATCGAATTTAGTAGTTACATCTGCTTTAAGAATACCTGTTAAAGGTTTGTCTAACTGCACAGGGTAGGCCTTAGTAACATTCGCTAAATTAATTGTTCCTTTTAAAGCAGCATCTACTAGAATGTTTTCTGTTAAATTTCTAACATTTGCTTTAGCATTAAATACGTCTTGGTCAATAGTAAACGAAAGTTGGTCTAAATTCACATAGGTATCGTTCATAATACCTGTTTCGTTTACAATGTGAGTATCAATAATTATATTTTTAACCGATTTAGGTAAATCAGGATATTGGAATGACGCATTGTTAGATGCCAATTCTATGTTGAATTTAGGAATCGTAGTTTCGGTTAATTTTCCATCAACTTTTCCGCTAACTGTAAATTCTCCTGTAGTTTTTACTTGATTCACACTTCCTGCATAAGCTTCAGGTATTAAACCTAAGAAGTTTTTAAAGTCTGAAGTTGGAGTTTTAAAAGATAAATCATACAATTGTCCATCTTCTAGCATCTGAATGAAACCATTAAATTCTAAAGGTAATTGGTTAATTAATGCTTTGTTATTTTTGAATTCATATTTGCTTTTATCTAAATCGATACCTAAAACGGCGTCTAAAGACAAAGCAACATTTTTCATGAAATTCGTGTTGTCCATTTCGAAAGACACTTTTGTAGTGGTCTTGGTGTCTAAATCTAATTTTTGTGCAGCAAAGTTTCCTTTTCCTTGATGATTGATGCTGTCTAGTACCATTTTCATGTTAGAAGCTTGATCAACAAAAGAGAAACGCATATTGTTTACAGCATATTCTTGAATGTTTAACGCAAAAGGTTTGCTTTCTTCTTTCGATTTGTCTTCTTCTTGGTTTTTTAAAGCAATATCAAAGTTACCTAATCCATCTTTGTTAAAAATTACATTAACAACTGCATTAGTACTACTAAAGCCTTGAAGATTCATTGGTTCGTTTTCTCCTTTGAATAGTTCTTTAATACTCATCCTTAAATTAAGTTCGCCCGAATAAAATAAGGTGTCACCTTCAAAAGGAGCTTTGTTTATTATACTTAATTTGTCGATAGTAACATTTGCATTTGGAAAACTTTTAAACAAGCTTAAATCTACATCTTCAAAAGCAACTTTCGCATCTACGTTTTCATTTATAGATTTTAAAACTAAAGCTTTAATTTTATCTTTAAAAATAAATGGAGCAGCAGCGAGTGCAATAATAGCAACTAAAAGAAATATTCCCAATCCTTTTAGTAGTTTTTTGAAATTGAATTTTTTAGACATAATGTTTGTTTTTTTGCCGAATTAGACTTTAATGAGTACAAATGTAATACACAATTGAAAAAGAATATATTAAGATTCCGATAATTTTTTTATCGAAACTCAATTTAATCAATTTTGAGCTCTTCGTTAACTTTTAGATTGAATTTTTTTCTAAAAAAGTAAACGGCTAGATACATAAAAGGTGTATCTATAAAAGCAATTATAATTTTAAAAAGAAATCCACTGATGAATAAAGGTACAAATAATTCCCATTTTAAAATATCAAAAGCACATAATAAAAACAAAACTGAGAGTGTGTCAATAGCTTGTGAAGTCATTGTTGAAAAATTATTTCTAAGCCATAATTTTTTACCTTTTGTTTTGGTTTTCCAGAAATGATACACATGAATGTCTATATATTGTGCGAAAAGATAAGCTAACATTGAAGCAATTACTGCTTTAGATGATTGACCGAAAACTTTGGTGAAAAGTTCATTGTTAACAGGAGAATAGTCTAATGCAGGAACATAATTAGCTATAAAAACAATGACAAGTGAAAAAACAGAAGCAAAAATACCTGTTGTAACGACTTGATTTGCTTTTTTCTTTCCATAAATTTCTGAGATAATATCAGTTACTAAAAACGTAATTGGGTAAGGAATTATTCCAACAGAAATTTCAAATAATTTGGCTCCAAAAATTTCTAGGTCTCCAAAAGGATACCAATAGAAAAATTTTTGAAAAATGAGATTAGAAACAACAAGCGAACAAATAAAAAGCCCTGCTAGGATTAAGTAGATACGTTGTGCTAAAAGTTTGTCATTAATACTCATCTTATCAAAATTAATAAATGCAAGTATACTAAAAAAGCTATTTCAAATTATTAAAATGAAATAGCTTTTTGTAATGACTTTATAACGAAATGTTATTTTATTTTCAACTCGAAAGGCATCATAGCTTGTACACCTTTTAATTGATTTGCTCTTTTAATTTGTTGTAGTAACTCATAGCTTTCTACTCCAATTTGTTCTTTTAGCAAATCTTCTTTAGATTGAAACATTGAAATCCCTGTAAGACTTCCTAACAAATCTTCGAAATTCTTTTCATATTCAGGGAAATTTTCCGTTTTGTAGTCTTTAATTTTAGCCAATTTTGCAGCATGTTTCAAAGCATCGTCAAGTCCTCCTAATTCATCCACTAATCCATTTTTCAATGCATCAGTACCTGTCCAAACTCTTCCTTGCGCAATAGAATCAACTTGTGCAGTTGTCATTTTTCTTCCAGTAGCCACTCTGCTTAAGAAAGTAGCATAGATTGTTTCGATACTTTCTAATGTGAAAGCTTTGAATTTTTCATCAGCTGGTTCAAAAACACTATATCCAGAAGCATTATCATGCGTTCTAACTTGTTCTGCATTAACACCAATATTTTTAGCTAATTGATTCATGTTTGGTAACATTCCAAACACACCAATTGATCCTGTAATTGTACTTGGTTCTGCAAAAATTCTATCTGCATTACAAGCAATATAATAACCACCAGAAGCAGCTACATTACCCATAGAAACTACAACAGGTTTTACTTTTTTAGTAATTTCAATTTCTCTCCAAATCAATTCAGAAGTTAAAGCACTTCCACCTGGACTATCCACACGAAGCACAATCGCTTTTACATTTTCATCGTTTCTAGCATCTTCTAAAGAACGTTTAATTGATCCTTCACCAATAATATTAATATCACCTTCACCACCTCTAATTTCTCCTTGTGCGTAGACAACAGCGATAATATCTTTGGTTTTGTAGTCTTTAGATGAAGTTGCTACTTTTTTAGCATAATCTAAAATGCTCACTTTATTATAGTCTTCGTTTAATTCTACTTTTAATCTGTTTTTAATTGCATTATGATACTCATCTTCATAGCTTACTTTGTCTACTAAGTTTTTTGCTAATGCTAATTCGGGTGTTCTTGCTCCTAAAGTATTTGCAATCATATTTAAACTGTCGACAGAAATTTTTCTACTTACAGAAATATCTGTAACAATAGTGTTCCAAACTGAATTTAAAAGAACGGTAATTTGCTCTCTGTTTTCTGGACTCATTTCTTGTAATAAATAAGGCTCTACAGCACTTTTATATTTTCCATGACGAATAACTTCCATTTTAACACCTGTTTTTTCTTGTAATTCTTTCATGAATAACATTTCAGTTGCCAAACCTTTAAAGTCTAATTCACCAATTGGATTCAAGTAGATAGAATCGGCAACAGAGTTTAAATAGTAATCATTTTGAGAAATAACATCAGAGTAGGCCACAACGAATTTCCCCGATTTTTTAAAGTCTTCTAATTTATCACGTAGTGCTTTGCTTTGTGCTAACCCTAATTGCGACTGGTTTTTTAAAATAGAGATTCCTTTAATATTGTTGTCTTTTTTTGCTTCTTCAATGGCTTTTAAAATATCAATTAAACCATTATGATTGGTTTCAAAATAATTAAACTCTTTAAAGTTTACTTTTCCTGCATAATCAAGATTTACTTTAGATAAGTCTAATTCAATAACCGAATTCGTTTTTACTTTAACCTTGTCATTATCGCCACCCATTATTGCTCCAATAAATATGATTCCAAAGAAGAAAACCATACAGAATACAAATATTCCAATAACAGTAGATAATACGTTTCCTAAAAATTTCATTTTCTAT is a genomic window of Flavobacterium jumunjinense containing:
- a CDS encoding AsmA-like C-terminal region-containing protein encodes the protein MSKKFNFKKLLKGLGIFLLVAIIALAAAPFIFKDKIKALVLKSINENVDAKVAFEDVDLSLFKSFPNANVTIDKLSIINKAPFEGDTLFYSGELNLRMSIKELFKGENEPMNLQGFSSTNAVVNVIFNKDGLGNFDIALKNQEEDKSKEESKPFALNIQEYAVNNMRFSFVDQASNMKMVLDSINHQGKGNFAAQKLDLDTKTTTKVSFEMDNTNFMKNVALSLDAVLGIDLDKSKYEFKNNKALINQLPLEFNGFIQMLEDGQLYDLSFKTPTSDFKNFLGLIPEAYAGSVNQVKTTGEFTVSGKVDGKLTETTIPKFNIELASNNASFQYPDLPKSVKNIIIDTHIVNETGIMNDTYVNLDQLSFTIDQDVFNAKANVRNLTENILVDAALKGTINLANVTKAYPVQLDKPLTGILKADVTTKFDMKSVETSQYQNIQNAGNVSLSGFKYEGPEMAKPFEIKNTSITFNPNQIKLNEFDAKTGESDIQVSGALDNFYGFLFKNQVLKGNFNMNSTKLVVSDFMAPSTTTTEEGTKSTEAVKIPSFLDCNLTAKAGTVVYDNLNLKNVSGNLGIKDEAVTLSNLKMDIFGGNIGLTGTVSTKGNTPKFNMDLGLNAVNIAESFTQLDMLKSIAPIAGAISGKLNSTIKLSGNLTNDMTPDLKTLSGDLLGQLLSATVNENGSTLLTALSSNVKFLDPSKLNLNDIKASLSFKDGKVALKPMNVKYQDINMVVGGTHGFDQSMNYDVKFDVPAKYLGTEVTSLLAKLSPADQQKLQNVPITANLGGNFSKPTVKTDLKQATTNIASQIVQMQKDKLLGQGTSALTNLLGGSSNNANATTTDSTKTTTTPKESVKNEVKNVLGGLLGGKKKKE
- the sppA gene encoding signal peptide peptidase SppA, yielding MKFLGNVLSTVIGIFVFCMVFFFGIIFIGAIMGGDNDKVKVKTNSVIELDLSKVNLDYAGKVNFKEFNYFETNHNGLIDILKAIEEAKKDNNIKGISILKNQSQLGLAQSKALRDKLEDFKKSGKFVVAYSDVISQNDYYLNSVADSIYLNPIGELDFKGLATEMLFMKELQEKTGVKMEVIRHGKYKSAVEPYLLQEMSPENREQITVLLNSVWNTIVTDISVSRKISVDSLNMIANTLGARTPELALAKNLVDKVSYEDEYHNAIKNRLKVELNEDYNKVSILDYAKKVATSSKDYKTKDIIAVVYAQGEIRGGEGDINIIGEGSIKRSLEDARNDENVKAIVLRVDSPGGSALTSELIWREIEITKKVKPVVVSMGNVAASGGYYIACNADRIFAEPSTITGSIGVFGMLPNMNQLAKNIGVNAEQVRTHDNASGYSVFEPADEKFKAFTLESIETIYATFLSRVATGRKMTTAQVDSIAQGRVWTGTDALKNGLVDELGGLDDALKHAAKLAKIKDYKTENFPEYEKNFEDLLGSLTGISMFQSKEDLLKEQIGVESYELLQQIKRANQLKGVQAMMPFELKIK
- a CDS encoding T9SS type A sorting domain-containing protein; the encoded protein is MKNLFYLVLISLTINYANSQCLINGPSEIIVGQTQTYSIPANAQCSNCYDWDTITSNIEIVGSDQNSSVSILALGSGSFDLQLTYFDENGCHTCVLKGTCNPNTTCCAPILTGFYECRPAGNGGGTVRFETSSTCEIDWSNVSNIYIELNGATFNTAPLSGQYFGTLNGPFNNPFHLSFTGPNCTGGSSVGIYAKISYKNDCPPVEIFENFFDQGSPKQLNKKNTFNEDKIKIFPNPTKSLINFEGEELSNFIINIYDNNGVQIIKNQTIDKPLNIEKNIPGIYSYIITNGSNYKQEGKIIKE
- a CDS encoding queuosine precursor transporter — translated: MSINDKLLAQRIYLILAGLFICSLVVSNLIFQKFFYWYPFGDLEIFGAKLFEISVGIIPYPITFLVTDIISEIYGKKKANQVVTTGIFASVFSLVIVFIANYVPALDYSPVNNELFTKVFGQSSKAVIASMLAYLFAQYIDIHVYHFWKTKTKGKKLWLRNNFSTMTSQAIDTLSVLFLLCAFDILKWELFVPLFISGFLFKIIIAFIDTPFMYLAVYFFRKKFNLKVNEELKID